Below is a genomic region from Pyxidicoccus trucidator.
CCGTCAGCTCGCGCCGCAGCAGCCGCGCCACGGCGGGCGCATGTCCCGCGGTGGAGATGGCGACGGTGATGGGCCCGCGACGGCCCACCGAGGGCAGCGTGAAGTCGCACAGGTCCGGCACGTCCGCCGTGTTCACCCAGATGCCCTGGGCGCGGGCTTCTTCCGCCACGCGAGGGCCCACGCGCGCGTCGTCCGCCGCCGCCAGCACCAGGTGGTGGCCGCGCACGTCGCCCGGCGCATACGGCCGGGCCAGCCACTCCAGGCGGCCTTCGCCGGCCAGCCGGCGCAGCGTGGGGGTGGCCTCGGGGGACACGACGCGGAGCAGGCCGCCGGCCTCCAGCACCGCGAGGGCTCGGCCCTCGGCGATGGTGCCGCCTCCCACCAGGAGGACGCGGC
It encodes:
- a CDS encoding precorrin-2 dehydrogenase/sirohydrochlorin ferrochelatase family protein — encoded protein: MSPPIDYPVCLRLEGRRVLLVGGGTIAEGRALAVLEAGGLLRVVSPEATPTLRRLAGEGRLEWLARPYAPGDVRGHHLVLAAADDARVGPRVAEEARAQGIWVNTADVPDLCDFTLPSVGRRGPITVAISTAGHAPAVARLLRRELTARVAPHHVWLARLSGWLRRHLPAGVERQRLLKGLVEGDIGALLERGERKAAWARLRAELKTLKSSGETT